From a region of the Nitrospirota bacterium genome:
- a CDS encoding Fe-Mn family superoxide dismutase translates to MPYAAKDYAKLVGMQGFSENLLKNHFTLYQGYVTNTNKVLDALDQYAKDGKTATPEFAELKRRLGWEFNGMRLHEYYFENLGGNGAARDGKAVKKIAENFGSYETWEKDFKATGAMRGIGWVALYQDTTANRLINFWINEHDVSHPAGCNPLLIMDVFEHAFMLDYGLKRADYIEAFFKNVNWTAVDARLK, encoded by the coding sequence ATGCCATACGCAGCGAAGGATTACGCGAAGCTTGTCGGGATGCAGGGGTTCAGCGAAAACCTGCTCAAGAACCACTTTACCCTGTATCAGGGCTACGTGACCAACACGAACAAGGTGCTCGATGCTCTTGACCAGTATGCAAAGGACGGCAAGACGGCGACGCCCGAATTCGCCGAGCTCAAGAGAAGGCTTGGATGGGAGTTCAACGGCATGAGGCTGCACGAATATTACTTCGAGAACCTGGGCGGGAACGGGGCAGCCAGGGACGGCAAGGCTGTGAAGAAGATCGCCGAGAACTTCGGGAGCTACGAGACCTGGGAAAAGGATTTCAAGGCAACGGGTGCCATGCGCGGCATCGGCTGGGTCGCGCTCTATCAGGACACGACCGCGAACCGTCTGATCAACTTCTGGATCAACGAGCACGACGTCTCGCATCCTGCCGGATGCAACCCCCTCCTCATCATGGATGTTTTCGAACATGCCTTCATGCTCGACTACGGGCTGAAGCGCGCCGACTATATCGAGGCATTTTTCAAGAACGTGAACTGGACGGCCGTCGACGCACGGCTCAAGTAA
- a CDS encoding rubrerythrin family protein, protein MSKTEQNLKDAFAGESQANRKYLAFAKKAEEEGYFQAARLFRAAAAAETIHAHNHLRELKGVKSTRENLLEAITGESYEFQKMYPRMIDDAVAEGQQFALRSFTFANEVEKVHAALYKKALDNLESAGRNKTLDYFVCTVCGYTAEGAAPDECPVCKARKQAFRKAE, encoded by the coding sequence ATGTCGAAGACCGAGCAGAACCTGAAGGACGCTTTTGCGGGCGAATCACAGGCGAATAGAAAATACCTCGCCTTTGCCAAGAAAGCGGAAGAAGAGGGATATTTCCAGGCGGCCAGGCTCTTCCGCGCCGCTGCCGCTGCGGAAACGATCCATGCCCATAACCACCTGCGCGAGCTCAAGGGCGTCAAGTCGACACGGGAGAATCTCCTGGAAGCCATCACCGGGGAATCCTACGAGTTCCAGAAGATGTATCCCCGCATGATCGACGACGCGGTGGCCGAGGGACAGCAGTTCGCGCTCCGCAGCTTCACCTTTGCGAACGAGGTGGAGAAGGTCCATGCAGCGCTCTACAAGAAGGCACTGGACAACCTTGAAAGCGCGGGCAGGAACAAGACGCTCGACTACTTCGTATGCACCGTGTGCGGCTACACCGCCGAGGGAGCGGCCCCGGATGAATGTCCTGTCTGCAAGGCGAGGAAGCAGGCATTCAGGAAGGCGGAATAG
- a CDS encoding flavodoxin family protein, translating to MKIVAFNGSPRPGGNTAILLNEALKPLREAGHDLQVYPLATMTIKPCQDCGGCTATGVCIHKDEMAEVFDAIRSAERIVLASPIFFSSVSAQTKAMIDRCQAFWCEKYLLKKEIPAGPRGRRGLLLLVGGMKKEGSERCAAETSKAFFRTVSVPEHRVLYYSGIDAKGDILKHPAALGEAYQAGQELGQ from the coding sequence TTGAAGATCGTCGCATTCAACGGCAGCCCCCGTCCCGGCGGCAATACCGCAATCCTGCTGAACGAGGCGCTGAAGCCCCTGCGCGAAGCGGGGCATGATCTTCAGGTTTACCCGCTCGCCACCATGACCATCAAGCCCTGCCAGGACTGCGGGGGCTGCACAGCGACCGGCGTCTGCATCCACAAGGACGAGATGGCGGAGGTCTTTGACGCGATCCGCTCGGCCGAGCGGATCGTGCTCGCCTCTCCCATTTTTTTCTCGAGCGTGAGCGCGCAGACAAAAGCGATGATAGACCGGTGCCAGGCCTTCTGGTGCGAGAAGTACCTGCTGAAGAAGGAGATCCCCGCCGGTCCGCGGGGGCGAAGGGGGCTGCTGCTGCTGGTCGGCGGAATGAAGAAGGAAGGCAGTGAGCGGTGCGCCGCGGAGACGTCAAAGGCCTTCTTCCGGACCGTGAGCGTGCCGGAGCATCGGGTTCTGTATTACTCCGGCATTGATGCCAAGGGTGACATCCTGAAGCATCCGGCAGCACTCGGGGAAGCCTATCAGGCAGGACAGGAACTGGGCCAGTAG